The following coding sequences lie in one Halorarum halophilum genomic window:
- a CDS encoding alpha/beta fold hydrolase, which translates to MSFRSKIGGALKFTLLGAGITVAATRALRAKAGDLEPPLSGRQGAFRWRGMDVAYTEAGDADDETVVLLHGMNAAGTSGEWREVFPLLADDYHVVAPDFPGFGCSDRPPLRYSAALYEDFVRDFLTEFEEPRVVASSLSGAYVAAVADTVDVAGLTLVCPTGGAGADPPKAWLRELVRAPVLGDAAFGMLTTRASIRYFNADHGYWDPEKVGDEWPDYEWRTTHQPNARFAAASFLAGDLDSDLELGDVLADLDVPVTIVWGREADLPPLSEGRTLAERADAELIVFDNAMLLPHVEFPEEFAATVAGDRPDDSVETRSSE; encoded by the coding sequence ATGAGCTTCCGGTCAAAGATCGGCGGCGCGCTGAAGTTCACACTCCTCGGCGCGGGGATAACCGTCGCGGCCACGCGGGCACTCCGCGCGAAGGCGGGCGATCTCGAACCGCCGCTGTCCGGTCGGCAGGGCGCGTTCCGGTGGCGCGGGATGGACGTCGCGTACACGGAGGCCGGCGACGCGGACGACGAGACGGTCGTCCTCCTCCACGGGATGAACGCGGCGGGCACCTCCGGCGAGTGGCGCGAGGTCTTCCCGCTGCTCGCCGACGACTACCACGTCGTCGCGCCCGACTTCCCGGGGTTCGGCTGTTCGGACCGGCCGCCGCTGCGCTACTCGGCCGCGCTATACGAGGACTTCGTCCGGGACTTCCTCACCGAGTTCGAGGAGCCGCGCGTCGTCGCCTCGTCCCTCTCGGGCGCCTACGTCGCGGCCGTCGCCGACACGGTCGACGTAGCGGGACTCACCCTCGTCTGCCCGACCGGCGGCGCCGGCGCCGACCCGCCGAAGGCGTGGCTCCGGGAGCTGGTCCGCGCGCCGGTGCTCGGCGACGCCGCGTTCGGCATGCTCACGACCCGCGCGTCCATCCGGTACTTCAACGCCGACCACGGTTACTGGGACCCCGAGAAGGTGGGCGACGAGTGGCCCGACTACGAGTGGCGGACGACCCACCAGCCGAACGCGCGCTTCGCGGCCGCCTCGTTCCTCGCCGGCGACCTCGACAGCGACCTCGAACTGGGCGACGTGCTCGCCGACCTCGACGTCCCCGTGACGATCGTCTGGGGTCGGGAGGCGGACCTGCCGCCGCTCTCCGAGGGCCGCACGCTGGCCGAGCGCGCGGACGCCGAACTGATCGTGTTCGACAACGCGATGCTGCTCCCGCACGTCGAGTTCCCCGAGGAGTTCGCCGCGACCGTCGCGGGCGACCGCCCCGACGACTCCGTCGAGACGCGGTCGAGCGAGTGA
- a CDS encoding Zn-ribbon domain-containing OB-fold protein, whose amino-acid sequence MTGEGEGEETPRNGSYEEWVDALAEGGFYLECGDGHGSLPPRRVCPECGYTDLAERALPGTGTVATFSEVHVAAPAFADETPYVTAVVDFGPVRLTGVLRDVSADEVAIGDSVAPDVEPDGPDGRPLVVFRPA is encoded by the coding sequence ATGACGGGGGAGGGAGAGGGCGAGGAGACGCCTCGGAACGGGAGCTACGAGGAGTGGGTCGACGCGCTCGCCGAGGGTGGCTTCTACCTCGAGTGCGGCGACGGCCACGGCTCGCTCCCGCCGCGTCGGGTCTGCCCCGAGTGTGGCTACACCGACCTCGCCGAGCGTGCGCTCCCGGGGACGGGGACCGTCGCGACGTTCTCGGAGGTCCACGTCGCCGCGCCGGCGTTCGCGGACGAGACGCCGTACGTCACCGCAGTCGTCGACTTCGGACCGGTTCGGCTCACGGGCGTCCTGCGGGACGTTTCGGCCGACGAGGTCGCCATCGGCGATAGCGTGGCCCCGGACGTGGAACCCGACGGACCGGACGGCCGCCCGCTCGTCGTCTTCCGACCCGCCTGA
- a CDS encoding thiolase domain-containing protein, translating into MTGVRVAGVGLTPFGRHEGREGRDLFAEAALSALADAGVESGDVEHLNYGNFMGALAERQGHQAPLMVEAAGLRCPGTRYEEACASAGVAVREAVRAIRSGEADMLLAGGMERMTNLSTAEVTESLAVAADELFEVRAGVTFPGAYALMARAYFDRYGGDREDLAHVASKNHSNALNNEYAQYQREVTVEEVLDAPTVASPLGLFDACPITDGASALVLVSDEYAAEHDLDAPVSVAGTGQGGDRAALQDRADMALTPAATDAADEAYADAGITADDVEVAEVHDCFTIAEVAALESLGFYEPGEGIGAARRGETTRDGDLPVNLSGGLKAKGHPVGATGGSQLAEMTRILRGDHPNSDAVPDATVGLTHNAGGTVASAVVHVLEVAE; encoded by the coding sequence ATGACTGGAGTCCGAGTCGCCGGCGTCGGTCTCACCCCGTTCGGCAGACACGAGGGCCGGGAGGGTCGCGACCTGTTCGCCGAGGCGGCGCTCTCTGCGCTCGCGGACGCGGGCGTCGAGTCCGGCGACGTGGAACACCTGAACTACGGCAACTTCATGGGCGCGCTCGCCGAGCGCCAGGGCCACCAGGCACCGTTGATGGTCGAGGCCGCCGGCCTCCGGTGCCCGGGAACGCGCTACGAGGAGGCGTGCGCCTCCGCTGGGGTCGCCGTCCGAGAGGCCGTCCGGGCCATCCGGTCGGGCGAGGCCGACATGCTCCTCGCCGGCGGGATGGAGCGGATGACGAACCTCTCGACGGCCGAGGTGACCGAGTCGCTCGCCGTCGCGGCCGACGAACTGTTCGAGGTCCGCGCCGGCGTTACGTTCCCCGGCGCGTACGCGCTGATGGCCCGCGCCTACTTCGACCGCTACGGCGGCGACCGCGAGGACCTCGCGCACGTCGCCTCGAAGAACCACTCGAACGCGCTGAACAACGAGTACGCCCAGTACCAGCGCGAGGTCACGGTCGAGGAGGTGCTCGACGCGCCGACGGTCGCCTCGCCGCTCGGCCTGTTCGACGCCTGCCCGATCACCGACGGCGCCTCCGCGCTCGTGCTCGTCTCCGATGAGTACGCCGCCGAGCACGACCTCGACGCGCCGGTCTCGGTGGCCGGGACCGGGCAGGGCGGCGACCGCGCCGCGCTCCAGGACCGCGCGGACATGGCTCTGACCCCGGCGGCCACCGACGCGGCCGACGAGGCGTACGCCGACGCTGGTATCACCGCCGACGACGTGGAGGTGGCCGAGGTCCACGACTGCTTCACCATCGCGGAGGTCGCCGCGCTCGAGTCGCTTGGTTTCTACGAACCGGGCGAGGGGATCGGCGCCGCCCGTCGCGGGGAGACGACCCGCGACGGCGACCTGCCCGTGAACCTCTCGGGGGGTCTGAAGGCGAAGGGTCACCCGGTCGGTGCGACCGGCGGCTCGCAGCTGGCCGAGATGACCCGCATCCTCCGGGGCGACCACCCGAACAGCGACGCGGTCCCCGACGCGACCGTCGGACTCACCCACAACGCCGGCGGCACGGTCGCCAGCGCGGTCGTCCACGTACTGGAGGTGGCGGAATGA
- a CDS encoding 50S ribosomal protein L16: MSDKPASMYRTIDKPSFTRREYITGIPGSKIAQHNMGNLQTGPEDYPVQISLCVDEDVQIRHGSLESARLSANRHLLTEIGEENYKMVLRKFPHQVLRENKQATGAGADRVSDGMRQSFGKPVGTAARISVNEPVFTAYVKPEDADAVKEAFRRAYNKMSPPCSIVVERGEDLLVR; encoded by the coding sequence ATGTCAGACAAGCCGGCCTCGATGTACCGGACTATCGACAAGCCGTCCTTCACGCGGCGCGAGTACATCACTGGTATCCCGGGATCGAAGATCGCACAGCACAACATGGGGAACCTGCAGACGGGTCCCGAGGACTACCCGGTGCAGATCTCCCTGTGTGTCGACGAGGACGTGCAGATCCGGCACGGCTCGCTCGAGTCCGCACGCCTCTCGGCCAACCGCCACCTCCTCACCGAGATCGGCGAGGAGAACTACAAGATGGTCCTGCGCAAGTTCCCCCACCAGGTGCTCCGGGAGAACAAGCAGGCGACCGGCGCCGGCGCGGACCGCGTCTCCGACGGCATGCGCCAGTCGTTCGGCAAGCCCGTGGGCACGGCCGCCCGCATCAGCGTGAACGAGCCGGTGTTCACGGCCTACGTGAAGCCCGAGGACGCCGACGCGGTAAAGGAGGCGTTCCGTCGCGCGTACAACAAGATGTCGCCGCCGTGCAGCATCGTCGTGGAGCGCGGCGAGGACCTGCTCGTTCGGTAA
- the nucS gene encoding endonuclease NucS: MSVVSLHEPSHRETLWELEAAFARGDTVSVFGECTVEYDGRAASSLGPGARLLVLKPDGTALVHTDEGRTPVNWQPPGSEHRAAVRDGRLRVRSTRTNPSETLNVRFSAVDHLAAYAVTGGRSVDVVGSEADLKARILEEPSLVADGFEPQATERETDAGPVDVFGVDADGHPVVVELKRRRVGPDAVGQLARYVSAVEREEPDGTPVGGVLVAPSVTDRAAELLAEEGLDHVAVDRLVAETDGTELEETDVVGDDDTVG, from the coding sequence ATGAGCGTCGTGAGCCTCCACGAGCCGAGCCATCGCGAGACGCTGTGGGAGCTGGAGGCGGCGTTCGCACGCGGGGACACAGTGTCGGTGTTCGGCGAATGCACCGTCGAGTACGACGGGCGGGCGGCGTCGTCGCTCGGGCCGGGCGCTCGCCTGCTCGTCCTCAAACCCGACGGCACCGCGCTCGTCCACACCGACGAGGGGCGGACCCCGGTGAACTGGCAGCCGCCGGGGAGCGAGCACCGCGCAGCGGTCCGCGACGGCCGCCTCCGCGTCCGGAGCACTCGGACGAACCCGTCCGAGACGCTCAACGTCCGGTTCTCCGCAGTGGACCACCTGGCGGCGTACGCCGTGACCGGCGGCCGGAGCGTCGACGTCGTCGGCAGCGAGGCGGATCTGAAGGCCCGTATCCTGGAGGAGCCCTCGCTCGTCGCCGATGGGTTCGAACCGCAGGCGACCGAGCGGGAGACCGACGCCGGTCCGGTGGACGTGTTCGGCGTCGACGCCGACGGCCATCCGGTCGTCGTGGAATTGAAGCGTCGACGGGTCGGCCCGGACGCCGTCGGCCAACTCGCACGCTACGTGAGCGCCGTCGAGCGCGAGGAACCCGACGGCACCCCCGTCGGCGGCGTGCTCGTCGCGCCGTCGGTCACGGACCGCGCCGCGGAACTGCTCGCGGAGGAGGGACTCGACCACGTGGCGGTCGACCGACTCGTCGCGGAGACAGACGGTACGGAGCTGGAGGAAACCGATGTGGTCGGGGACGACGACACAGTGGGGTGA
- a CDS encoding cold-shock protein: MAKGKVDFFNDTGGYGFIESDDADEDVFFHMEDIGGPDLEEGQEVEFDIEQAPKGPRATNLERL; this comes from the coding sequence ATGGCAAAAGGGAAGGTCGACTTCTTCAACGACACCGGCGGCTACGGGTTTATCGAGAGCGACGATGCGGACGAGGACGTGTTCTTCCACATGGAGGACATCGGCGGTCCGGACCTCGAAGAGGGTCAGGAGGTCGAGTTCGACATCGAGCAGGCCCCCAAGGGCCCGCGCGCGACGAACCTCGAGCGCCTGTAA
- a CDS encoding cold-shock protein: MAKGEVDFFNDTGGYGFISSDDEDDDVFFHMEDIGGPDLEEGQEVEFSIEQAPKGPRATNLERL, encoded by the coding sequence ATGGCGAAAGGCGAAGTCGATTTCTTCAACGACACTGGCGGCTACGGTTTCATTTCGAGCGACGACGAGGACGACGACGTGTTCTTCCACATGGAGGACATCGGCGGTCCGGACCTCGAGGAAGGGCAGGAAGTGGAATTCAGCATCGAACAGGCACCGAAGGGCCCGCGCGCGACTAACCTCGAGCGCCTGTAA
- a CDS encoding DUF2892 domain-containing protein, with protein MDLKETVGDRKRLVRTLLAAGLTGVAIRSLRKGRRLNGLLAGAGAAVLGYTATSQSEDLAETIGIGTTDEDAGLRCAICGEPIVPGQARGPNENGKTVHDACRESAE; from the coding sequence ATGGACCTGAAGGAAACTGTCGGTGATCGGAAGCGACTCGTTCGCACACTCCTCGCTGCCGGCCTGACGGGCGTCGCGATCCGCTCGCTCCGGAAGGGGAGGCGATTGAACGGGCTGCTCGCTGGTGCGGGGGCTGCTGTACTCGGATACACCGCGACGTCCCAGTCGGAAGACCTGGCGGAGACCATCGGTATCGGCACGACCGACGAGGACGCCGGACTCCGCTGTGCGATCTGCGGTGAACCCATCGTCCCGGGACAGGCACGCGGTCCGAACGAGAACGGTAAGACCGTCCACGACGCCTGCCGGGAATCCGCCGAATGA
- a CDS encoding NosD domain-containing protein gives MNRSEISDNVVQRTRYGISLGSGSSGNVISNNTVEDVDRAISVSGSNNTLVGNSALGDDRGIVVRGSNHTVANNDASALWWAVSVYGVNHTFRNNEFSGGEIQDGEGGSIQLRGSGHVIENNSLTGYYGVYVESAAGPISLQHNRLSAVRQVEVEETKLCPDPGVVITAHENVFELAFEPYSEWRYGIINHDDDMVNATNNYWGASDGPSSHDGENVTDPVTGEPANGSGMPVSEGVHFDPHLEQPPANETDS, from the coding sequence ATGAACCGATCCGAGATCAGTGACAACGTCGTTCAGAGGACGAGATACGGGATCAGCCTCGGAAGCGGATCATCCGGGAACGTCATCTCGAACAATACGGTCGAGGATGTCGACCGGGCCATCTCTGTAAGCGGAAGCAACAACACCCTGGTCGGGAACAGTGCACTGGGTGATGACCGCGGAATCGTCGTTCGCGGCTCGAACCACACGGTCGCGAACAACGATGCAAGTGCGTTATGGTGGGCTGTCAGCGTATACGGAGTCAACCACACGTTCCGGAACAACGAATTCAGCGGCGGCGAGATCCAGGACGGGGAGGGCGGTTCGATTCAACTCCGCGGGTCGGGCCACGTGATCGAGAACAACTCGTTGACCGGCTACTACGGTGTGTACGTCGAGAGCGCGGCCGGGCCGATCTCCCTGCAGCACAATAGACTGTCCGCGGTCAGGCAAGTAGAGGTCGAGGAGACGAAGCTCTGTCCCGACCCCGGCGTGGTGATCACCGCCCACGAGAACGTGTTCGAACTCGCGTTCGAACCGTACAGTGAGTGGCGGTACGGGATCATCAACCACGACGACGATATGGTGAACGCGACGAACAACTACTGGGGTGCAAGCGACGGCCCCTCCAGTCACGACGGGGAGAACGTGACCGATCCCGTGACGGGTGAACCCGCGAACGGAAGCGGGATGCCCGTCTCCGAGGGCGTCCACTTCGACCCCCACCTGGAGCAGCCGCCGGCCAACGAGACCGACTCGTAG
- a CDS encoding DUF192 domain-containing protein produces the protein MDRRRIVPLALLVLALALAGVLAFAPGLLVTGEYDRTTVAIYDADGTDLATVNVSVADTYPKRYVGLSDTESLDENEGMLFVHSGTGKHAYVMREMDFPIDIVFVAANGTITRIHHARLPADGSGDRTRYRGTGKYVLEVPYGYTNRTGVDEGDRVVIAGDY, from the coding sequence GTGGACCGCCGTCGAATCGTTCCCCTCGCACTCCTCGTCCTCGCGCTCGCACTTGCCGGCGTTCTCGCGTTCGCGCCCGGCCTCCTGGTCACCGGCGAGTACGACCGGACTACCGTCGCGATCTACGACGCCGACGGGACGGACCTAGCGACCGTGAACGTGAGCGTTGCCGACACCTACCCGAAGCGTTACGTCGGCCTCAGCGACACCGAGTCGCTCGACGAGAACGAGGGGATGCTGTTCGTCCACTCCGGGACCGGGAAACACGCCTACGTAATGCGCGAGATGGACTTCCCCATCGACATCGTCTTCGTCGCCGCGAACGGCACGATAACCCGCATCCACCACGCCCGACTCCCCGCCGACGGGAGCGGCGACCGCACCCGGTACCGGGGGACCGGGAAGTACGTCCTCGAGGTGCCGTACGGCTACACGAATCGGACGGGCGTGGACGAGGGCGACCGCGTCGTCATCGCCGGCGACTACTGA
- a CDS encoding ABC transporter ATP-binding protein, translated as MSHPAEEDDPFEDVRERTDNAMPRLFREYGRENWYQFLVGFVASVFARVLDLFPPLVLGVAIDALFNPDANVSYAEAVAALFPAVSPAMLAGVVPASRQGQFNFSIALICVGFFGGAAFHWSRNWGWNSFAQNIQHSIRVDTYNKMQRLNMDFFADKQTGEMMSILSNDVNRLERFLNDGMNSFFRLAVMVLAIAAILFSLNWQLALVALVPVPLIAFFTWKFIETIQPKYADVRSSVGAMNSRLENNLGGIQVIKTFNTESFESDRVDDVSMDYFDANWDAIETRILFFPGLRIIAGIGFILTFFVGGLWVFSGPPWIFSGELGLGQFVIFITLTQRFIWPMAQFGQIINMYQRARASSSRIFGLMDEPSRIAEDPEADELVVGDGEVVYDDVTFGYDEEETIIEDVSFEVGGGETLALVGPTGAGKSTVLKLLLRMYDVNEGSITIDDQDLRDVTIPSLRRQVGYVSQETFMFYGTVRDNIAYGTFDADDEAVVEAAKAAEAHEFIQNLPEGYDTEIGERGVKLSGGQRQRLSIARAVLKDPEILILDEATSDVDTETEMLIQRSLDQLTADRTTFAIAHRLSTIRDADQIIVLEDGRVAERGEHEELLDEDGLYAHLWGVQAGEIDELPQEFIDRAARRASRTEAEANDD; from the coding sequence ATGAGTCACCCCGCCGAGGAGGACGATCCCTTCGAGGACGTCCGCGAGCGAACGGACAACGCGATGCCGCGGTTGTTCCGTGAGTACGGCCGCGAGAACTGGTACCAGTTCCTCGTCGGGTTCGTCGCGAGCGTCTTCGCGCGGGTCCTCGACCTCTTCCCTCCCCTCGTGCTCGGCGTCGCCATCGACGCGCTGTTCAACCCCGACGCGAACGTCTCGTACGCCGAGGCGGTCGCCGCCCTCTTCCCGGCCGTCAGTCCGGCGATGCTCGCCGGCGTCGTCCCCGCCAGTAGACAGGGCCAGTTCAACTTCTCGATCGCGCTCATCTGCGTCGGCTTCTTCGGCGGCGCCGCTTTCCACTGGTCGCGCAACTGGGGCTGGAACTCCTTCGCGCAGAACATCCAGCACAGCATCCGCGTGGACACGTACAACAAGATGCAGCGGCTGAACATGGACTTCTTCGCCGACAAGCAGACCGGTGAGATGATGTCCATCCTCTCGAACGACGTGAACCGCCTGGAGCGGTTCCTCAACGACGGGATGAACTCCTTCTTCCGGCTCGCGGTGATGGTGCTCGCCATCGCGGCCATCCTCTTTTCCCTCAACTGGCAACTCGCCCTGGTCGCGCTCGTTCCGGTCCCGCTCATCGCCTTCTTCACCTGGAAGTTCATCGAGACCATCCAGCCGAAGTACGCCGACGTGCGCTCGTCGGTCGGCGCCATGAACTCCCGGCTGGAGAACAACCTCGGGGGCATCCAGGTCATCAAGACGTTCAACACAGAGAGCTTCGAGTCCGACCGCGTCGACGACGTGTCGATGGACTACTTCGACGCGAACTGGGACGCCATCGAGACGCGCATCCTGTTCTTCCCCGGCCTCCGCATCATCGCGGGAATCGGCTTCATCCTCACGTTCTTCGTCGGCGGCCTCTGGGTGTTCTCAGGGCCGCCGTGGATCTTCTCGGGCGAGCTCGGACTCGGCCAGTTCGTCATCTTCATCACGCTCACCCAGCGGTTCATCTGGCCGATGGCCCAGTTCGGGCAGATCATCAACATGTACCAGCGGGCGCGCGCGTCCTCCTCGCGCATCTTCGGGTTGATGGACGAACCCTCTCGCATCGCTGAGGACCCCGAGGCGGACGAACTGGTCGTCGGGGACGGGGAGGTCGTGTACGACGACGTCACCTTCGGCTACGACGAGGAGGAGACGATCATCGAGGACGTGAGCTTCGAGGTCGGCGGCGGCGAGACGCTCGCGCTCGTCGGCCCCACCGGCGCGGGCAAGTCGACCGTCCTGAAGCTCCTGCTCAGGATGTACGACGTGAACGAGGGCTCGATCACCATCGACGACCAGGACCTCCGGGACGTCACCATCCCGAGCCTCCGCCGGCAGGTCGGCTACGTCAGCCAGGAGACGTTCATGTTCTACGGCACGGTCCGGGACAACATCGCCTACGGCACGTTCGATGCCGACGACGAGGCGGTCGTCGAGGCCGCGAAGGCGGCCGAGGCCCACGAGTTCATCCAGAACCTCCCGGAGGGCTACGACACGGAGATCGGCGAACGCGGCGTGAAGCTCTCGGGCGGCCAGCGTCAGCGGCTCTCCATAGCGCGCGCCGTGCTCAAGGATCCCGAGATCCTGATCCTCGACGAGGCGACCTCCGACGTGGACACGGAGACTGAGATGCTCATCCAGCGCTCGCTCGACCAGCTCACCGCGGACCGCACGACGTTCGCCATCGCCCACCGCCTCTCGACCATCCGGGACGCGGATCAGATCATCGTCCTCGAGGACGGCCGCGTCGCAGAGCGCGGCGAGCACGAGGAGTTGCTCGACGAGGACGGGCTCTACGCGCACCTCTGGGGCGTCCAGGCCGGCGAGATCGACGAGCTCCCCCAGGAGTTCATCGACCGCGCCGCCCGCCGGGCGTCCAGAACCGAGGCCGAGGCGAACGACGACTGA
- a CDS encoding phosphoglycerate kinase: protein MSGFRTLEDLPADSRVLVRLDLNSPVEDGRVQDNRRFDRHATTVAELAEAGHRVALLAHQGRPGRDTFVSLEQHADILAEHAGVDVDFVPDTFGEEAVQTIRELDAGDVLLLENTRMTDDELPEKEPEEHANSDFVETLAPEFDAYVNDAFSAAHRKHASLVGFPLRLPSYAGRVMQTEYEANTAIASREFEGDVTMVVGGTKATDVIGVMESLDATVDTFCLGGVAGELFLRAAGYPVGRDVDTDLFDEQWDANEDTIRDVLDERGERVDLASDLAFEGDDGERTEIAVEDIEEKEHAFLDVGSETVADYESVIRDSEAVFVKGALGVFEDERFKDGTVGVLRAIAETDCFSVVGGGDTSRAIEMYGMDEADFSHVSIAGGAYIRALTGEPLPAVELLERNAAGEFDD from the coding sequence ATGAGTGGCTTCCGCACGCTGGAGGACCTTCCCGCCGACAGCCGCGTCCTCGTCCGCCTCGACCTCAACTCCCCCGTCGAGGACGGACGAGTGCAGGACAACCGCCGCTTCGACCGACACGCGACGACCGTCGCGGAACTCGCCGAGGCCGGCCACCGCGTCGCGCTCCTCGCCCACCAGGGCCGCCCGGGCAGGGATACCTTCGTCTCGCTGGAGCAACACGCGGACATCCTGGCGGAGCACGCCGGCGTCGACGTGGACTTCGTCCCGGACACCTTCGGCGAGGAAGCGGTCCAGACCATCCGGGAACTCGACGCGGGCGACGTGCTCCTCCTCGAGAACACCCGGATGACCGACGACGAACTCCCGGAGAAGGAGCCCGAGGAGCACGCGAACAGCGACTTCGTCGAGACGCTCGCGCCGGAGTTCGACGCCTACGTAAACGACGCCTTCTCCGCGGCTCACCGCAAGCACGCCTCGCTCGTCGGCTTCCCGCTCCGCCTCCCGAGCTACGCCGGGCGTGTGATGCAGACCGAGTACGAGGCGAACACGGCGATCGCCTCCCGGGAGTTCGAGGGCGACGTCACGATGGTCGTCGGGGGGACGAAGGCGACCGACGTGATCGGCGTGATGGAGTCCCTCGACGCGACGGTCGACACGTTCTGCCTCGGCGGCGTCGCCGGCGAACTGTTCCTCCGCGCCGCGGGGTACCCCGTCGGCCGGGACGTGGACACCGACCTGTTCGACGAGCAGTGGGACGCCAACGAGGACACGATCCGCGACGTGCTGGACGAGCGCGGCGAGCGGGTCGACCTCGCTTCGGACCTCGCGTTCGAGGGCGACGACGGCGAGCGCACCGAGATCGCCGTCGAGGACATCGAGGAGAAGGAGCACGCCTTCCTCGACGTCGGCTCCGAGACGGTAGCCGACTACGAGTCGGTCATCCGTGACTCCGAGGCAGTCTTCGTCAAGGGCGCGCTGGGCGTCTTCGAGGACGAGCGCTTCAAGGACGGCACCGTTGGCGTCCTGCGCGCCATCGCCGAGACGGACTGCTTCTCCGTCGTCGGCGGCGGCGACACGTCCCGGGCGATCGAGATGTACGGCATGGACGAGGCCGACTTCTCGCACGTCTCCATCGCCGGCGGTGCGTACATCCGCGCGCTGACGGGAGAGCCGTTGCCGGCGGTCGAACTACTGGAGCGGAACGCGGCCGGCGAGTTCGACGATTGA
- a CDS encoding YihY/virulence factor BrkB family protein yields the protein MSFADDARRVVGTTRDRNVPFMAASFAHYALASLVPLLLVALAVLSYLGAAEAFVAAIRSYLSPSGATVLERALTGGSGRGVAGVAGLLLALWSGLKVFRGLSTAFAEVYDTKSDPSLVQQLKDGVVVFGLVLLAFGLLAATGLALTFGSFRIPYPRLVGNVLAVVVVAIAFLPLYYVLPPVPVTVRHALPGTVLAAVGVVLLQVGFTYYAGQASRYAAYGILGAILLFVLFLYFAGIILLVGAVLNVVLERPTPRATMERRR from the coding sequence GTGAGCTTCGCCGACGACGCGCGCCGCGTGGTCGGAACGACTCGCGACCGGAACGTCCCGTTCATGGCGGCCAGTTTCGCCCACTACGCGCTCGCCTCGCTCGTACCCCTCCTGCTCGTCGCGCTCGCCGTCCTCTCGTATCTCGGGGCGGCGGAGGCGTTCGTCGCGGCGATCCGTTCGTACCTGTCGCCCAGCGGTGCCACGGTACTCGAACGGGCGCTGACCGGGGGGAGCGGCCGGGGCGTCGCCGGCGTCGCGGGGCTCCTCCTGGCACTCTGGAGCGGACTCAAGGTGTTCCGGGGCCTCTCGACCGCGTTCGCCGAGGTGTACGACACCAAGTCCGACCCGTCGCTCGTCCAGCAGCTCAAGGACGGCGTAGTGGTGTTCGGACTCGTCCTGCTCGCATTCGGCCTGCTGGCGGCGACCGGACTCGCGCTCACGTTCGGCTCGTTCCGGATCCCCTACCCGCGTCTCGTCGGGAACGTCCTCGCCGTGGTCGTCGTCGCGATCGCGTTCCTGCCGCTCTACTACGTGCTCCCCCCGGTCCCAGTCACCGTCCGACACGCGCTCCCGGGGACGGTGCTCGCGGCGGTCGGGGTCGTTCTGCTCCAGGTAGGGTTCACGTACTACGCCGGACAGGCGAGCCGATACGCGGCGTACGGTATCCTCGGTGCGATCCTGCTGTTCGTCCTGTTCCTCTACTTCGCGGGGATAATCCTCCTCGTCGGCGCGGTACTCAACGTGGTGCTCGAACGCCCCACGCCGCGTGCCACGATGGAGCGGCGGCGGTGA
- a CDS encoding metallophosphoesterase, translated as MRIGVVSDTHDNERYVEAAVDLFSGTADAVVHCGDIVAPFSATPFDEDFEFYAVRGNNDGEWALADTVRSFGAYLGEMGELTFDGYEFAVYHGTSEPIVDALVECGSYDYVLRGHTHERVHDERDGTIHLNPGGVPIPGNEEEPAGILIDTGTGDVEFEELG; from the coding sequence ATGCGAATCGGCGTCGTCTCCGACACCCACGACAACGAGCGGTACGTCGAGGCCGCAGTCGACCTGTTCTCCGGGACAGCCGACGCGGTCGTCCACTGCGGCGATATCGTCGCCCCGTTCTCGGCCACACCGTTCGACGAGGATTTCGAGTTCTACGCCGTCCGCGGCAACAACGACGGCGAGTGGGCGCTCGCCGACACCGTTCGCTCCTTCGGCGCGTACCTCGGCGAGATGGGCGAACTCACCTTCGACGGGTACGAGTTCGCCGTCTACCACGGTACGAGCGAGCCCATCGTGGACGCGTTGGTCGAGTGCGGGAGCTACGACTACGTCCTGCGCGGGCACACCCACGAGCGCGTCCACGACGAACGCGACGGGACGATCCATCTCAACCCAGGCGGCGTACCGATTCCGGGGAACGAGGAGGAACCGGCGGGGATACTGATCGACACGGGGACCGGGGACGTGGAGTTCGAAGAACTGGGTTGA